In Haemorhous mexicanus isolate bHaeMex1 chromosome 6, bHaeMex1.pri, whole genome shotgun sequence, a single window of DNA contains:
- the CD44 gene encoding CD44 antigen isoform X4, with protein sequence MANFSLWTVFGLCLLKLCLAETEFNVSCRYGGVFHVEKNGRYSLTRSEAVELCRALNSTLATLEQLKKAHELGFETCRYGFVVGHIVIPRINPYHLCAANNTGIYRLSANTTARYDAYCYNATETEEKTCEPVVKIDTSLLSNQDETVIDNADGSRYNPDGTRHTGGESSTSGVDDENAGSGSTHETTPMDASISRSSPSFYGSPTPVSQLPDHSSGGGEKGISEKDYDDGFPSASPDITSRTVAGDFHEGDDGQYPASTTPGPHHDSLEKTTTQAWWNAFPDNWWWSNPGEKTQEPTAATRAGVTSSGSDSDDEDSSEEVVHPTMFPGWGRSVAKDETAPSTTPGPHHDSLEKTTTQAWWNPFPDNWWWSNPGEKTQEPTAATRAGVTSSGSDSEDEDSSEEVVYPTMFPGWGRSVAKDETAPSTTPGPHHDSLEKTTTQAWWNPFPDNWWWSNPGEKTQEPTAATRGVTSSGSDSEDEDSSEEVVYPTMFPGWGRSVAKDETAPSTTPGPHHDSLEKTTTQAWWNAFPDNWWWSNPGEKTQEPTAATRAGVTSSGSDSDDEDSSEEVVYPTMFPGWGRSVAKDETAPSTTVDSQHETLLEITTQDHWNPTFTDEEEQYSSSASRALVTSENEKHQGPTQHPLLHSLHSGGISQEQNPANTTGSIEQHEFATAGENYFGKETSTAVVPSRGAKQNDSAPEPPVYPGWEEGEDNATEPAVMDRVTSSRESNHERDSSTTAAVASPDGAHLKEPTQSLLPLDHESEMSTEGIMNPTDAPGDEVLHRTTASVIKAVNLAIITTVTASTDILAPEDITQEAWAPHLVVTSASSPEGAHHKEPTPTPLPSDDEPGQGTEGITNPTDTPRDEVLHRTTASVTKAVTESVDDADQEKATKEPLAPGTAPGREGEPANTTDGFHVHGIPGVFSDIEDRFIPLQTPLTTSSTSSVYGDQGPHKGHDESTTSPGETATTKIDSQLRSARVPDWLIIVAALVVLALILAVCIAVNSRRRCGQKKKLVINNGKGAVEDRKTSELNGDISKSQEMVHLVHKEQSNDRTQACDEFLTVNETQNHHEFDMKTGV encoded by the exons AATTCAATGTAAGTTGCAGATACGGAGGAGTTTTTCATGTTGAAAAAAATGGTCGCTACAGTCTCACACGATCTGAAGCAGTTGAACTCTGCAGAGCTCTCAACAGTACCTTGGCAACACTAGAGCAGCTGAAGAAAGCTCACGAGCTTGGATTTGAAACCTGCAG GTATGGTTTCGTGGTGGGGCATATTGTTATCCCACGGATCAATCCCTATCATCTTTGTGCAGCAAATAACACTGGCATTTACAGACTTTCAGCAAATACAACTGCTCGGTATGATGCATACTGTTACAATGCGACAG aaacagaggaaaaaacatgtGAGCCAGTTGTAAAAATAGATACTTCCTTACTCAGTAATCAGGATGAAACAG TCATTGACAACGCAGATGGCTCTCGCTACAACCCGGACGGCACGCGTCACACCGGTGGAGAGTCCTCCACCTCGGGGGTGGATGATGAAAATGCAGGTAGTGGATCAACTCATGAGACAACTCCCATGGATGCCTCCATCAGCAGGTCCAGCCCCTCATTTTATGGAAGTCCTACTCCGGTCTCACAGCTGCCAGATCATTCCTCTGGAGGAGGCGAAAAAGGAATTTCTGAAAAAGACTATG ATGATggatttccatctgcatcacctGACATCACTTCCAGGACGGTGGCTGGTGATTTCCATGAAGGAGATGATGGACAGTATCCTGCAAGTACTA CTCCAGGGCCTCATCATGACAGCCTGGAGAAAACCACCACCCAAGCTTGGTGGAATGCGTTCCCAGACAACTGGTGGTGGTCGAATCCTGGAGAGAAGACGCAAGAACCCACGGCAGCAACCAGGG CAGGTGTGACCTCCAGTGGCAGTGATTCAGATGATGAAGACTCTTCTGAGGAGGTTGTGCATCCCACAATGtttccaggctggggcaggagtgTGGCCAAGGATGAGACTGCTCCGAGTACGA CTCCAGGGCCTCATCATGACAGCCTGGAGAAAACCACCACCCAGGCTTGGTGGAACCCGTTCCCAGACAACTGGTGGTGGTCGAATCCTGGAGAGAAGACGCAAGAACCCACGGCAGCAACCAGGG CAGGTGTGACCTCCAGTGGCAGTGATTCAGAAGATGAAGACTCTTCTGAGGAGGTTGTGTATCCCACAATGtttccaggctggggcaggagtgTGGCCAAGGATGAGACTGCTCCGAGTACGA CTCCAGGGCCTCATCATGACAGCCTGGAGAAAACCACCACCCAAGCTTGGTGGAACCCGTTCCCAGACAACTGGTGGTGGTCGAATCCTGGAGAGAAGACGCAAGAACCCACGGCAGCAACCAGGG GTGTGACCTCCAGTGGCAGTGATTCAGAAGATGAAGACTCTTCTGAGGAGGTTGTGTATCCCACAATGtttccaggctggggcaggagtgTGGCCAAGGATGAGACTGCTCCGAGTACGA CTCCAGGGCCTCATCATGACAGCCTGGAGAAAACCACCACCCAAGCTTGGTGGAATGCGTTCCCAGACAACTGGTGGTGGTCGAATCCTGGAGAGAAGACGCAAGAGCCCACGGCAGCAACCAGGG CAGGTGTGACCTCCAGTGGCAGTGATTCAGATGATGAAGATTCTTCTGAGGAGGTTGTGTATCCCACAATGtttccaggctggggcaggagtgTGGCCAAGGATGAGACTGCTCCGAGTACGA CTGTGGACTCACAACACGAAACACTTCTGGAAATCACCACACAAGACCATTGGAACCCCACCTTTACAGATGAAGAGGAGCAGTATTCTAGCTCTGCCAGCAGGG CACTAGTTacaagtgaaaatgaaaaacatcaAGGACCAACCCAACATCCGCTATTACACAGCCTTCATTCTGGAGGGATCAGTCAAGAACAAAATCCTGCAAATACCACTGGCAGTATTGAACAACATGAATTTGCTACTGCaggtgaaaattattttggaaaggaAACTTCTACAG CTGTGGTCCCCAGCCGTGGGGCCAAACAGAATGACTCAGCACCAGAGCCACCGGTGTatccaggctgggaggagggagaggataaTGCCACAGAGCCTGCTGTAATGGATAGAGTTACTTCTTCCAGAGAGAGCAATCATGAAAGAGACTCTTCCACTACAG CAGCTGTTGCCTCTCCTGATGGTGCCCACCTCAAAGAGCCAACTCAATCACTTCTGCCTTTGGATCATGAATCAGAAATGAGCACTGAAGGCATCATGAATCCCACGGATGCCCCTGGGGATGAAGTTCTCCACAGGACCACAGCCTCTGTGATCAAAGCTG ttAACTTGGCCATCATCACAACAGTCACAGCCTCCACTGACATTCTGGCACCAGAAGATATAACCCAGGAAGCATGGGCACCTCACCTTGTGGTAACATCTGCTTCCTCTCCTGAGGGTGCCCACCACAAAGAGCCAACTCCAACACCTCTGCCTTCAGATGATGAACCAGGACAGGGCACTGAGGGCATCACAAATCCCACGGATACGCCCCGAGATGAAGTCCTCCACAGGACCACAGCCAGTGTGACCAAAGCTG TCACAGAGTCCGTGGATGATGCTGACCAAGAGAAAGCAACAAAGGAGCCACTGGCACCTGGCACTGCACCTGGAAGGGAAGGTGAACCAGCAAACACCACAGATGGTTTCCATGTCCATGGGATACCAGGAGTTTTTTCAGACATTGAGGACCGTTTTATTCCCTTGCAGACTCCTCTTACTACCA GCTCTACCTCTAGTGTATATGGTGACCAAGGACCACACAAGGGACATGATGAATCCACCACTTCCCCTGGAGAGACGGCCACAACAAAAATAGATTCACAGCTAAGGTCTGCCCGTGTACCAG actGGCTGATCATTGTGGCTGCTCTCGTGGTGCTTGCGTTGATCCTGGCAGTGTGCATTGCTGTCAACAGCCGCAGAAG aTGTGGGCAGAAGAAAAAGCTAGTGATTAACAATGGCAAAGGGGCAGTGGAGGACAGGAAGACAAGTGAATTAAATGGAGATATCAGTAAATCACAAGAAATGGTGCACTTGGTTCATAAAGAACAGTCAAATGACCGAACACAAGCATGTGATGAATTCCTGACTGTTAACGAAACACAAAATCATCACGAGTTTGACATGAAGACTGGAGTGTAA
- the CD44 gene encoding CD44 antigen isoform X14, protein MANFSLWTVFGLCLLKLCLAETEFNVSCRYGGVFHVEKNGRYSLTRSEAVELCRALNSTLATLEQLKKAHELGFETCRYGFVVGHIVIPRINPYHLCAANNTGIYRLSANTTARYDAYCYNATETEEKTCEPVVKIDTSLLSNQDETVIDNADGSRYNPDGTRHTGGESSTSGVDDENAGSGSTHETTPMDASISRSSPSFYGSPTPVSQLPDHSSGGGEKGISEKDYDDGFPSASPDITSRTVAGDFHEGDDGQYPASTTPGPHHDSLEKTTTQAWWNAFPDNWWWSNPGEKTQEPTAATRAGVTSSGSDSDDEDSSEEVVHPTMFPGWGRSVAKDETAPSTTPGPHHDSLEKTTTQAWWNPFPDNWWWSNPGEKTQEPTAATRAGVTSSGSDSEDEDSSEEVVYPTMFPGWGRSVAKDETAPSTTPGPHHDSLEKTTTQAWWNPFPDNWWWSNPGEKTQEPTAATRGVTSSGSDSEDEDSSEEVVYPTMFPGWGRSVAKDETAPSTTGVTSSGSDSDDEDSSEEVVYPTMFPGWGRSVAKDETAPSTTVDSQHETLLEITTQDHWNPTFTDEEEQYSSSASRALVTSENEKHQGPTQHPLLHSLHSGGISQEQNPANTTGSIEQHEFATAGENYFGKETSTAVVPSRGAKQNDSAPEPPVYPGWEEGEDNATEPAVMDRVTSSRESNHERDSSTTAAVASPDGAHLKEPTQSLLPLDHESEMSTEGIMNPTDAPGDEVLHRTTASVIKAVNLAIITTVTASTDILAPEDITQEAWAPHLVVTSASSPEGAHHKEPTPTPLPSDDEPGQGTEGITNPTDTPRDEVLHRTTASVTKAVTESVDDADQEKATKEPLAPGTAPGREGEPANTTDGFHVHGIPGVFSDIEDRFIPLQTPLTTSSTSSVYGDQGPHKGHDESTTSPGETATTKIDSQLRSARVPDWLIIVAALVVLALILAVCIAVNSRRRCGQKKKLVINNGKGAVEDRKTSELNGDISKSQEMVHLVHKEQSNDRTQACDEFLTVNETQNHHEFDMKTGV, encoded by the exons AATTCAATGTAAGTTGCAGATACGGAGGAGTTTTTCATGTTGAAAAAAATGGTCGCTACAGTCTCACACGATCTGAAGCAGTTGAACTCTGCAGAGCTCTCAACAGTACCTTGGCAACACTAGAGCAGCTGAAGAAAGCTCACGAGCTTGGATTTGAAACCTGCAG GTATGGTTTCGTGGTGGGGCATATTGTTATCCCACGGATCAATCCCTATCATCTTTGTGCAGCAAATAACACTGGCATTTACAGACTTTCAGCAAATACAACTGCTCGGTATGATGCATACTGTTACAATGCGACAG aaacagaggaaaaaacatgtGAGCCAGTTGTAAAAATAGATACTTCCTTACTCAGTAATCAGGATGAAACAG TCATTGACAACGCAGATGGCTCTCGCTACAACCCGGACGGCACGCGTCACACCGGTGGAGAGTCCTCCACCTCGGGGGTGGATGATGAAAATGCAGGTAGTGGATCAACTCATGAGACAACTCCCATGGATGCCTCCATCAGCAGGTCCAGCCCCTCATTTTATGGAAGTCCTACTCCGGTCTCACAGCTGCCAGATCATTCCTCTGGAGGAGGCGAAAAAGGAATTTCTGAAAAAGACTATG ATGATggatttccatctgcatcacctGACATCACTTCCAGGACGGTGGCTGGTGATTTCCATGAAGGAGATGATGGACAGTATCCTGCAAGTACTA CTCCAGGGCCTCATCATGACAGCCTGGAGAAAACCACCACCCAAGCTTGGTGGAATGCGTTCCCAGACAACTGGTGGTGGTCGAATCCTGGAGAGAAGACGCAAGAACCCACGGCAGCAACCAGGG CAGGTGTGACCTCCAGTGGCAGTGATTCAGATGATGAAGACTCTTCTGAGGAGGTTGTGCATCCCACAATGtttccaggctggggcaggagtgTGGCCAAGGATGAGACTGCTCCGAGTACGA CTCCAGGGCCTCATCATGACAGCCTGGAGAAAACCACCACCCAGGCTTGGTGGAACCCGTTCCCAGACAACTGGTGGTGGTCGAATCCTGGAGAGAAGACGCAAGAACCCACGGCAGCAACCAGGG CAGGTGTGACCTCCAGTGGCAGTGATTCAGAAGATGAAGACTCTTCTGAGGAGGTTGTGTATCCCACAATGtttccaggctggggcaggagtgTGGCCAAGGATGAGACTGCTCCGAGTACGA CTCCAGGGCCTCATCATGACAGCCTGGAGAAAACCACCACCCAAGCTTGGTGGAACCCGTTCCCAGACAACTGGTGGTGGTCGAATCCTGGAGAGAAGACGCAAGAACCCACGGCAGCAACCAGGG GTGTGACCTCCAGTGGCAGTGATTCAGAAGATGAAGACTCTTCTGAGGAGGTTGTGTATCCCACAATGtttccaggctggggcaggagtgTGGCCAAGGATGAGACTGCTCCGAGTACGA CAGGTGTGACCTCCAGTGGCAGTGATTCAGATGATGAAGATTCTTCTGAGGAGGTTGTGTATCCCACAATGtttccaggctggggcaggagtgTGGCCAAGGATGAGACTGCTCCGAGTACGA CTGTGGACTCACAACACGAAACACTTCTGGAAATCACCACACAAGACCATTGGAACCCCACCTTTACAGATGAAGAGGAGCAGTATTCTAGCTCTGCCAGCAGGG CACTAGTTacaagtgaaaatgaaaaacatcaAGGACCAACCCAACATCCGCTATTACACAGCCTTCATTCTGGAGGGATCAGTCAAGAACAAAATCCTGCAAATACCACTGGCAGTATTGAACAACATGAATTTGCTACTGCaggtgaaaattattttggaaaggaAACTTCTACAG CTGTGGTCCCCAGCCGTGGGGCCAAACAGAATGACTCAGCACCAGAGCCACCGGTGTatccaggctgggaggagggagaggataaTGCCACAGAGCCTGCTGTAATGGATAGAGTTACTTCTTCCAGAGAGAGCAATCATGAAAGAGACTCTTCCACTACAG CAGCTGTTGCCTCTCCTGATGGTGCCCACCTCAAAGAGCCAACTCAATCACTTCTGCCTTTGGATCATGAATCAGAAATGAGCACTGAAGGCATCATGAATCCCACGGATGCCCCTGGGGATGAAGTTCTCCACAGGACCACAGCCTCTGTGATCAAAGCTG ttAACTTGGCCATCATCACAACAGTCACAGCCTCCACTGACATTCTGGCACCAGAAGATATAACCCAGGAAGCATGGGCACCTCACCTTGTGGTAACATCTGCTTCCTCTCCTGAGGGTGCCCACCACAAAGAGCCAACTCCAACACCTCTGCCTTCAGATGATGAACCAGGACAGGGCACTGAGGGCATCACAAATCCCACGGATACGCCCCGAGATGAAGTCCTCCACAGGACCACAGCCAGTGTGACCAAAGCTG TCACAGAGTCCGTGGATGATGCTGACCAAGAGAAAGCAACAAAGGAGCCACTGGCACCTGGCACTGCACCTGGAAGGGAAGGTGAACCAGCAAACACCACAGATGGTTTCCATGTCCATGGGATACCAGGAGTTTTTTCAGACATTGAGGACCGTTTTATTCCCTTGCAGACTCCTCTTACTACCA GCTCTACCTCTAGTGTATATGGTGACCAAGGACCACACAAGGGACATGATGAATCCACCACTTCCCCTGGAGAGACGGCCACAACAAAAATAGATTCACAGCTAAGGTCTGCCCGTGTACCAG actGGCTGATCATTGTGGCTGCTCTCGTGGTGCTTGCGTTGATCCTGGCAGTGTGCATTGCTGTCAACAGCCGCAGAAG aTGTGGGCAGAAGAAAAAGCTAGTGATTAACAATGGCAAAGGGGCAGTGGAGGACAGGAAGACAAGTGAATTAAATGGAGATATCAGTAAATCACAAGAAATGGTGCACTTGGTTCATAAAGAACAGTCAAATGACCGAACACAAGCATGTGATGAATTCCTGACTGTTAACGAAACACAAAATCATCACGAGTTTGACATGAAGACTGGAGTGTAA
- the CD44 gene encoding CD44 antigen isoform X3, which yields MANFSLWTVFGLCLLKLCLAETEFNVSCRYGGVFHVEKNGRYSLTRSEAVELCRALNSTLATLEQLKKAHELGFETCRYGFVVGHIVIPRINPYHLCAANNTGIYRLSANTTARYDAYCYNATETEEKTCEPVVKIDTSLLSNQDETVIDNADGSRYNPDGTRHTGGESSTSGVDDENAGSGSTHETTPMDASISRSSPSFYGSPTPVSQLPDHSSGGGEKGISEKDYDDGFPSASPDITSRTVAGDFHEGDDGQYPASTTPGPHHDSLEKTTTQAWWNAFPDNWWWSNPGEKTQEPTAATRAGVTSSGSDSDDEDSSEEVVHPTMFPGWGRSVAKDETAPSTTPGPHHDSLEKTTTQAWWNPFPDNWWWSNPGEKTQEPTAATRGVTSSGSDSEDEDSSEEVVYPTMFPGWGRSVAKDETAPSTTPGPHHDSLEKTTTQAWWNPFPDNWWWSNPGEKTQEPTAATRAGVTSSGSDSEDEDSSEEVVYPTMFPGWGRSVAKDETAPSTTPGPHHDSLEKTTTQAWWNAFPDNWWWSNPGEKTQEPTAATRAGVTSSGSDSDDEDSSEEVVYPTMFPGWGRSVAKDETAPSTTVDSQHETLLEITTQDHWNPTFTDEEEQYSSSASRALVTSENEKHQGPTQHPLLHSLHSGGISQEQNPANTTGSIEQHEFATAGENYFGKETSTAVVPSRGAKQNDSAPEPPVYPGWEEGEDNATEPAVMDRVTSSRESNHERDSSTTAAVASPDGAHLKEPTQSLLPLDHESEMSTEGIMNPTDAPGDEVLHRTTASVIKAVNLAIITTVTASTDILAPEDITQEAWAPHLVVTSASSPEGAHHKEPTPTPLPSDDEPGQGTEGITNPTDTPRDEVLHRTTASVTKAVTESVDDADQEKATKEPLAPGTAPGREGEPANTTDGFHVHGIPGVFSDIEDRFIPLQTPLTTSSTSSVYGDQGPHKGHDESTTSPGETATTKIDSQLRSARVPDWLIIVAALVVLALILAVCIAVNSRRRCGQKKKLVINNGKGAVEDRKTSELNGDISKSQEMVHLVHKEQSNDRTQACDEFLTVNETQNHHEFDMKTGV from the exons AATTCAATGTAAGTTGCAGATACGGAGGAGTTTTTCATGTTGAAAAAAATGGTCGCTACAGTCTCACACGATCTGAAGCAGTTGAACTCTGCAGAGCTCTCAACAGTACCTTGGCAACACTAGAGCAGCTGAAGAAAGCTCACGAGCTTGGATTTGAAACCTGCAG GTATGGTTTCGTGGTGGGGCATATTGTTATCCCACGGATCAATCCCTATCATCTTTGTGCAGCAAATAACACTGGCATTTACAGACTTTCAGCAAATACAACTGCTCGGTATGATGCATACTGTTACAATGCGACAG aaacagaggaaaaaacatgtGAGCCAGTTGTAAAAATAGATACTTCCTTACTCAGTAATCAGGATGAAACAG TCATTGACAACGCAGATGGCTCTCGCTACAACCCGGACGGCACGCGTCACACCGGTGGAGAGTCCTCCACCTCGGGGGTGGATGATGAAAATGCAGGTAGTGGATCAACTCATGAGACAACTCCCATGGATGCCTCCATCAGCAGGTCCAGCCCCTCATTTTATGGAAGTCCTACTCCGGTCTCACAGCTGCCAGATCATTCCTCTGGAGGAGGCGAAAAAGGAATTTCTGAAAAAGACTATG ATGATggatttccatctgcatcacctGACATCACTTCCAGGACGGTGGCTGGTGATTTCCATGAAGGAGATGATGGACAGTATCCTGCAAGTACTA CTCCAGGGCCTCATCATGACAGCCTGGAGAAAACCACCACCCAAGCTTGGTGGAATGCGTTCCCAGACAACTGGTGGTGGTCGAATCCTGGAGAGAAGACGCAAGAACCCACGGCAGCAACCAGGG CAGGTGTGACCTCCAGTGGCAGTGATTCAGATGATGAAGACTCTTCTGAGGAGGTTGTGCATCCCACAATGtttccaggctggggcaggagtgTGGCCAAGGATGAGACTGCTCCGAGTACGA CTCCAGGGCCTCATCATGACAGCCTGGAGAAAACCACCACCCAGGCTTGGTGGAACCCGTTCCCAGACAACTGGTGGTGGTCGAATCCTGGAGAGAAGACGCAAGAACCCACGGCAGCAACCAGGG GTGTGACCTCCAGTGGCAGTGATTCAGAAGATGAAGACTCTTCTGAGGAGGTTGTGTATCCCACAATGtttccaggctggggcaggagtgTGGCCAAGGATGAGACTGCTCCGAGTACGA CTCCAGGGCCTCATCATGACAGCCTGGAGAAAACCACCACCCAAGCTTGGTGGAACCCGTTCCCAGACAACTGGTGGTGGTCGAATCCTGGAGAGAAGACGCAAGAACCCACGGCAGCAACCAGGG CAGGTGTGACCTCCAGTGGCAGTGATTCAGAAGATGAAGACTCTTCTGAGGAGGTTGTGTATCCCACAATGtttccaggctggggcaggagtgTGGCCAAGGATGAGACTGCTCCGAGTACGA CTCCAGGGCCTCATCATGACAGCCTGGAGAAAACCACCACCCAAGCTTGGTGGAATGCGTTCCCAGACAACTGGTGGTGGTCGAATCCTGGAGAGAAGACGCAAGAGCCCACGGCAGCAACCAGGG CAGGTGTGACCTCCAGTGGCAGTGATTCAGATGATGAAGATTCTTCTGAGGAGGTTGTGTATCCCACAATGtttccaggctggggcaggagtgTGGCCAAGGATGAGACTGCTCCGAGTACGA CTGTGGACTCACAACACGAAACACTTCTGGAAATCACCACACAAGACCATTGGAACCCCACCTTTACAGATGAAGAGGAGCAGTATTCTAGCTCTGCCAGCAGGG CACTAGTTacaagtgaaaatgaaaaacatcaAGGACCAACCCAACATCCGCTATTACACAGCCTTCATTCTGGAGGGATCAGTCAAGAACAAAATCCTGCAAATACCACTGGCAGTATTGAACAACATGAATTTGCTACTGCaggtgaaaattattttggaaaggaAACTTCTACAG CTGTGGTCCCCAGCCGTGGGGCCAAACAGAATGACTCAGCACCAGAGCCACCGGTGTatccaggctgggaggagggagaggataaTGCCACAGAGCCTGCTGTAATGGATAGAGTTACTTCTTCCAGAGAGAGCAATCATGAAAGAGACTCTTCCACTACAG CAGCTGTTGCCTCTCCTGATGGTGCCCACCTCAAAGAGCCAACTCAATCACTTCTGCCTTTGGATCATGAATCAGAAATGAGCACTGAAGGCATCATGAATCCCACGGATGCCCCTGGGGATGAAGTTCTCCACAGGACCACAGCCTCTGTGATCAAAGCTG ttAACTTGGCCATCATCACAACAGTCACAGCCTCCACTGACATTCTGGCACCAGAAGATATAACCCAGGAAGCATGGGCACCTCACCTTGTGGTAACATCTGCTTCCTCTCCTGAGGGTGCCCACCACAAAGAGCCAACTCCAACACCTCTGCCTTCAGATGATGAACCAGGACAGGGCACTGAGGGCATCACAAATCCCACGGATACGCCCCGAGATGAAGTCCTCCACAGGACCACAGCCAGTGTGACCAAAGCTG TCACAGAGTCCGTGGATGATGCTGACCAAGAGAAAGCAACAAAGGAGCCACTGGCACCTGGCACTGCACCTGGAAGGGAAGGTGAACCAGCAAACACCACAGATGGTTTCCATGTCCATGGGATACCAGGAGTTTTTTCAGACATTGAGGACCGTTTTATTCCCTTGCAGACTCCTCTTACTACCA GCTCTACCTCTAGTGTATATGGTGACCAAGGACCACACAAGGGACATGATGAATCCACCACTTCCCCTGGAGAGACGGCCACAACAAAAATAGATTCACAGCTAAGGTCTGCCCGTGTACCAG actGGCTGATCATTGTGGCTGCTCTCGTGGTGCTTGCGTTGATCCTGGCAGTGTGCATTGCTGTCAACAGCCGCAGAAG aTGTGGGCAGAAGAAAAAGCTAGTGATTAACAATGGCAAAGGGGCAGTGGAGGACAGGAAGACAAGTGAATTAAATGGAGATATCAGTAAATCACAAGAAATGGTGCACTTGGTTCATAAAGAACAGTCAAATGACCGAACACAAGCATGTGATGAATTCCTGACTGTTAACGAAACACAAAATCATCACGAGTTTGACATGAAGACTGGAGTGTAA